A stretch of Salarias fasciatus chromosome 23, fSalaFa1.1, whole genome shotgun sequence DNA encodes these proteins:
- the acer1 gene encoding alkaline ceramidase 1 — MGGVYSSEKMAEVFSYESSEIDWCEDNYRHSEHVVEFFNTMSSFVFFIVSPIMLYLLHPYAKERSLAIHTVWIMMIFVGMFSVYFHMTLSFVGQMLDELSILWVLAVGYAVWFPRKLFPSFIKDRSTFSKLVLLITVVSTLSSFVKPTANAYALNCFGLHLLYTLAIEMRCCTDQKALRLAKLSVALWVLAISCWISDRVGCSFWQRVNFCYLHGFWHIFIVMAVAYGSTLIAYLDANYEIPYSLPGLQYWPCDKWSVGLPHIVLKGTSKTQKRC, encoded by the exons ATGGGAG GTGTTTACTCCAGTGAGAAAATGGCAGAAGTTTTTTCCTATGAGAGTTCAGAGATTGATTGGTGTGAAGACAACTACAGACACTCTGAACATGTCGTGGAGTTTTTCAATACG ATGAgcagctttgttttcttcatcgtATCTCCCATCATGCTCTACCTTCTGCACCCTTACGCCAAAGAGAGGTCTCTGGCCATCCACACCGTCTGGATCATGATGATTTTTGTAG GAATGTTTTCTGTGTATTTCCACATGACTCTGAGTTTCGTTGGTCAGATGTTGGATGAGCTGTCGATCTTGTGGGTGCTGGCAGTGGGATACGCTGTCTGGTTCCCTCGGAAACTCTTTCCTTCTTTTATAAAAGATCG gtccacattttcaaaactggTCCTGTTGATCACAGTCGTCAGCACTTTGTCGTCATTTGTCAAACCAACGGCCAATGCCTATGCTTTAAACTGCTTtggcctccacctgctctacaCTCTAGCCATCGAGATGAGATG CTGCACTGACCAGAAGGCCCTGCGCCTTGCCAAGCTGTCAGTGGCTCTGTGGGTGCTTGCCATTTCGTGCTGGATTAGTGACCGTGTTGGCTGCAGTTTCTGGCAGCGAGTGAACTTCTGCTACCTGCATGGGTTCTG GCACATTTTTATTGTGATGGCTGTGGCCTACGGCAGCACCCTCATCGCTTACCTGGATGCTAATTATGAGATACCGTACTCGCTGCCTGGACTCCAGTACTGGCCCTGTGACAAATGGTCCGTTGGATTACCGCACATTGTCCTGAAGGGCACCTCCAAGACTCAGAAACGCTGCTGA